A window of Citrus sinensis cultivar Valencia sweet orange chromosome 7, DVS_A1.0, whole genome shotgun sequence contains these coding sequences:
- the LOC107174720 gene encoding uncharacterized protein LOC107174720, which yields MQRINSSPNSQNLAIKSLFSFFSSLSETQNSNAFLLNYLTETLNIPKSRALVISNSNRYSHIKSPEKPENVRQYFHNVGFSDTEIQLAVSVSPQILFSDVDKTLKPKIEFFQHLGLEGSDLGKIISKTPSLLTVSLEKLIPCVEILKKILVNDTNNEDFIRVFSRWKWIPTDKSGLLRNIEYLRNCGIVGSQLSVLLVRQPRLFCYEESKLRHLVSRVLDMGFSTNSRMFVYGLQAVSYLSEETFDRKLELFRSYGISKEEFIEMFRKAPGILASSEERLKLGLEFFLKDIEFKKSVLVHNPVCLTLSIENRVIPRYRVFQIVMPRGMLNKKLSFGSMLLLSEENFLKKFVLRFGDDAEELLLAYKGHGLGSSHKENLETTI from the coding sequence ATGCAGAGAATCAATTCGTCTCCAAATTCCCAAAACCTTGCAATCAAATcccttttctcatttttctcttcGCTTTCGGAAACCCAAAATTCAAACGCATTCCTCCTCAATTACCTAACAGAAACCCTAAACATTCCCAAATCACGAGCCCTTGTGATCTCAAACTCAAACCGATACTCTCACATTAAGTCACCCGAAAAACCAGAAAATGTGCGTCAATATTTCCATAATGTTGGATTCTCAGATACCGAAATTCAATTGGCAGTTAGTGTATCACCCCAAATTCTCTTCTCTGATGTTgacaaaaccctaaaaccaAAGATTGAATTTTTCCAGCACCTTGGTCTTGAGGGTTCTGATTTGGGTAAGATTATTTCCAAAACTCCAAGTCTTCTAACTGTTAGTTTAGAGAAATTGATTCCATGTGTTGAAAttcttaagaaaatattagtgAATGATACTAATAATGAAGATTTCATTCGTGTTTTTAGTAGATGGAAATGGATTCCTACAGATAAATCAGGGTTGCTAAGAAACATTGAATACCTCAGAAATTGTGGCATTGTTGGGTCTCAGCTGTCAGTGCTATTGGTGAGGCAACCTAGGCTATTTTGTTATGAGGAATCAAAACTTAGACACCTTGTTTCACGGGTTTTAGATATGGGATTTTCAACTAACTCGAGGATGTTTGTTTATGGATTGCAAGCAGTTAGTTACCTGAGTGAAGAAACATTTGATAGAAAATTGGAATTATTTAGGAGCTACGGAATTTCCAAAGAAGAGTTCATTGAAATGTTTCGGAAGGCACCTGGTATACTTGCATCGTCGGAGGAGAGGTTAAAGTTGGGACTTGAGTTCTTTCTGAAagatattgaatttaaaaagtcGGTGTTGGTTCATAATCCGGTTTGTTTAACGCTAAGTATAGAAAATCGAGTGATTCCTCGATATAGGGTTTTTCAGATTGTTATGCCAAGGGGAATgttgaataagaaattgagttTTGGTTCAATGCTGCTCTTGAGTGAGGAGAACTTCTTGAAGAAGTTTGTGTTGAGGTTTGGAGATGATGCAGAGGAGTTGTTGCTAGCTTACAAGGGCCACGGTTTGGGCTCTTCTCATAAAGAGAATCTTGAGACAACCATATaa